Proteins found in one Oncorhynchus tshawytscha isolate Ot180627B linkage group LG25, Otsh_v2.0, whole genome shotgun sequence genomic segment:
- the LOC112224739 gene encoding gamma-crystallin M2, which translates to MSNTRMNIGKIVFYEDKNFQGRSYESSSDCTDMSSYLSRCHSCRVENGCFMVYDRNNYMGNQYFMRRGDYPDYMRNFGMSDCIKSCHMIPMHRGNYKMRIYERENFGGQMHEMMDDCDSIMGRYRMSDCQSCNVMDGHWLMYEQNHFRGRMMYMRPGECRNFSSGIGMGGMRGMRFMSMRRIMDSWY; encoded by the exons ATGTCCAACACCAGAATGAACATAGGCAAG ATCGTCTTCTATGAGGACAAGAACTTCCAGGGTCGTTCCTATGAGAGCAGCAGCGACTGCACTGACATGAGCTCCTACCTGAGCAGGTGCCACTCCTGCAGGGTTGAGAATGGCTGCTTCATGGTCTACGACCGCAACAACTACATGGGAAACCAGTACTTCATGAGGAGGGGCGACTACCCTGACTACATGCGCAACTTTGGAATGAGTGATTGCATCAAGTCCTGTCACATGATCCCCATG CACAGAGGAAACTACAAGATGAGAATCTACGAGAGAGAGAACTTCGGAGGTCAGATGCACGAGATGATGGACGACTGTGACTCCATCATGGGTCGTTACCGCATGTCCGACTGCCAGTCCTGCAACGTGATGGACGGCCACTGGCTGATGTACGAGCAGAACCACTTCAGAGGCAGGATGATGTACATGAGGCCTGGAGAGTGCAGGAACTTCAGCAGCGGCATAGGAATGGGAGGCATGAGAGGTATGAGGTTCATGAGCATGAGGCGTATCATGGACTCCTGGTACTAA